The Oscillospiraceae bacterium genome contains a region encoding:
- a CDS encoding cAMP-binding protein, with protein MQINLANTRLFRGMEPSDIEEMLGCLHAKEHAFQKGEIIFPEGTATEQIGVVLSGRVIIEMGDVWGNNSVLSSIGPGGVFAEAYACVPGEPLMVNVTAAEDTRALLLNIRRVLEPCANVCPRHVRLVRNLLTLCSEKNLQLSRRVLHTGPKSIRKRLLSYFSECIKRTGSYSFDIPYNRQQLADYLSVERSALSNELSLMQRDGLIRYEKNHFDVMEQIDS; from the coding sequence ATGCAGATCAATTTAGCAAACACACGGCTTTTTCGCGGAATGGAGCCGTCGGACATTGAGGAAATGCTCGGTTGCCTGCACGCGAAGGAGCACGCCTTTCAAAAGGGCGAGATTATTTTCCCGGAGGGGACTGCCACGGAGCAGATCGGCGTGGTGCTCTCCGGCCGGGTCATCATTGAAATGGGAGACGTGTGGGGCAATAACAGCGTCCTGAGCAGCATCGGCCCCGGCGGCGTCTTTGCGGAGGCGTACGCCTGCGTGCCGGGCGAGCCGCTGATGGTCAACGTGACCGCCGCCGAGGATACGCGAGCGCTGCTGCTGAATATCAGGCGAGTACTGGAACCCTGCGCCAATGTCTGCCCGCGCCATGTACGGCTTGTGCGGAACCTGCTGACGCTTTGCTCGGAGAAAAATTTGCAGCTCTCCCGCCGGGTGCTGCACACCGGCCCCAAGTCCATTCGAAAGCGGCTGCTGTCCTACTTTTCGGAGTGTATCAAGCGCACCGGCAGCTATTCCTTTGATATTCCCTACAACCGCCAGCAGCTGGCGGACTATCTCAGCGTAGAGCGCAGCGCGCTTTCCAACGAGCTGTCCCTCATGCAGCGGGACGGGCTCATCCGGTATGAGAAAAACCATTTTGATGTTATGGAGCAAATTGATAGTTGA
- a CDS encoding transposase: protein MELVCRLLEVSRSGYYEWLGRKPSLRRQKDQELKRRLLSLHQRYPALGLDSLYHLIRPQLSCSRKRIHRLMNEMNISSTRRRAYKATTNSRHAHPIAPNLLARRFSFDKPDTAWVGDITYIPTGEGWLYCAVVKDLCTKQIVGYAFSDRIDTNLTLAALGMAVRRRKPLPGLIFHSDRGVQYAAYAYRQRLASLGIRQSMSRKGDPYDNAVAENFFSCLKCECVHLRHFASRAQAMADVFAYIETFYNPVRPHSSIGWRPPDAFARALSEHPAA, encoded by the coding sequence GTGGAACTTGTATGCCGACTGCTGGAGGTCTCCCGCAGCGGGTACTACGAATGGCTGGGCCGCAAACCCTCTTTGCGCCGGCAGAAGGATCAGGAACTGAAACGCCGGCTGCTGAGCCTGCACCAGCGTTATCCCGCCCTTGGGCTGGACAGCCTGTATCACCTGATCCGCCCGCAGCTTTCCTGCTCGCGCAAGCGCATCCACCGCCTGATGAACGAGATGAACATCTCCTCCACGCGCAGGCGTGCCTACAAAGCCACGACCAACTCAAGACACGCGCACCCCATCGCGCCCAATCTCCTTGCGCGCCGCTTCTCCTTTGACAAGCCAGACACCGCATGGGTCGGCGATATTACCTATATCCCCACCGGCGAGGGCTGGCTCTACTGCGCTGTTGTGAAAGACCTTTGCACAAAGCAGATCGTCGGCTACGCCTTCTCCGACCGCATCGACACAAATCTCACTCTCGCCGCCCTCGGCATGGCCGTCCGGCGCCGCAAGCCTCTGCCCGGCCTCATCTTCCACTCCGACCGCGGCGTCCAATACGCCGCCTACGCTTACCGTCAGCGTCTCGCCAGCCTCGGCATCCGGCAAAGCATGTCCCGCAAGGGCGATCCCTATGACAACGCCGTGGCCGAAAACTTCTTCAGCTGCCTCAAGTGCGAGTGCGTCCATCTGCGCCATTTCGCCTCAAGGGCACAAGCCATGGCAGACGTCTTCGCTTATATCGAGACCTTTTACAACCCAGTGCGCCCGCATTCCTCTATTGGCTGGCGTCCTCCGGATGCCTTTGCGCGTGCCTTGTCTGAGCATCCCGCCGCCTGA
- a CDS encoding acetyltransferase (frameshifted, insertion at around 2625063), with product MAGEPCAELAAWRPAGAGDFSILAPQHEGWAAAIEAAWGQKARRCARYAFHKTAEGFDPAALARFAAALPPGYGLRPMGREEYRQALASGWGAQDLCAQFADERDYCRRGLGVAVLQEGRLVAGASSYTVYRGGIEIEIDTHPDHRRRGLARACGAALMLECLKRGLYPSWDAQNPASAALAKSLGYRFDREYPVYEVRA from the coding sequence TTGGCGGGGGAGCCCTGCGCGGAGCTGGCGGCCTGGCGGCCTGCGGGCGCAGGGGATTTTTCCATACTGGCGCCCCAACACGAGGGCTGGGCGGCGGCCATTGAGGCGGCGTGGGGGCAAAAGGCGCGCCGGTGCGCCCGCTATGCCTTCCACAAAACGGCCGAAGGGTTTGACCCGGCGGCGTTGGCGCGCTTTGCGGCCGCCCTGCCGCCGGGGTACGGGCTGCGGCCCATGGGAAGAGAGGAATACCGCCAGGCCCTGGCTTCGGGCTGGGGGGCCCAGGACCTGTGCGCCCAGTTTGCGGACGAGCGGGATTACTGCCGCAGGGGCCTGGGCGTGGCGGTACTGCAGGAGGGCCGCCTTGTGGCGGGAGCCTCCAGTTATACGGTGTACCGGGGCGGCATTGAGATCGAGATCGACACCCACCCGGACCACCGGCGCAGGGGACTCGCCCGCGCCTGCGGCGCCGCCCTGATGCTGGAATGCCTGAAACGCGGGCTTTACCCCAGCTGGGACGCCCAGAACCCAGCCTCCGCGGCCCTGGCAAAGAGCCTGGGCTACCGGTTTGACCGGGAATACCCGGTCTACGAGGTGCGGGCGTGA
- a CDS encoding magnesium transporter, whose amino-acid sequence MITIYLSDGGRMLEQDQICPGAWIHLCDPSEKEIGRVCAQLHIDPDLVRAPLDEEERSRIEQEDDGQTLIIVDTPTVQTEGHSFVYSTIPFGIILTQDNVVTVCLRENALARAFMEGLVKGCSTKKFKRLALQMLYRNASLFLFYLRQVDKASTRVENELHISMKNKELIQMLGLEKSLVYFSTSLKGNEIVLEKLLRMDFVKDYPEDTDLLEDVIIENKQAMEMSSIYRDILSGTMDAFASVISNNLNIVMKLLAAVTIILTVPTIVSSLWGMNVPVPFEHNPFGFWIALGIAGLATFGAFLLARHKKWF is encoded by the coding sequence ATGATCACGATTTACCTGAGCGACGGCGGGCGCATGCTGGAACAGGACCAGATCTGCCCCGGCGCCTGGATCCACCTCTGCGACCCCAGCGAGAAAGAGATCGGCCGGGTGTGCGCGCAGCTGCACATCGACCCGGACCTTGTGCGCGCGCCCCTGGACGAGGAGGAGCGAAGCCGCATTGAGCAGGAGGACGACGGCCAGACCCTGATCATTGTGGATACCCCCACGGTGCAGACCGAGGGGCACAGCTTTGTGTACTCGACCATCCCGTTCGGCATTATTCTCACCCAGGACAACGTGGTGACCGTGTGCCTGCGCGAGAACGCCCTGGCCCGCGCCTTTATGGAGGGGCTGGTAAAGGGGTGCAGCACCAAAAAGTTCAAGCGCCTGGCGCTGCAGATGCTCTACCGCAACGCCAGTTTGTTCTTGTTTTATCTGCGCCAGGTGGACAAGGCCAGCACCCGGGTGGAGAACGAGCTGCACATCAGCATGAAGAACAAGGAGCTCATTCAGATGCTGGGGCTGGAAAAAAGCCTGGTATACTTTTCCACCTCGCTGAAGGGCAACGAGATCGTGCTGGAAAAGCTGCTGCGCATGGACTTTGTGAAGGACTACCCTGAGGACACGGACCTTTTGGAGGACGTGATCATTGAAAACAAACAGGCCATGGAGATGAGCAGCATCTACCGGGACATTTTGTCCGGCACCATGGACGCGTTCGCCTCGGTCATTTCCAACAACCTGAACATCGTGATGAAGCTTTTGGCGGCGGTGACCATCATCCTGACGGTGCCCACCATCGTGTCAAGCCTGTGGGGCATGAACGTGCCCGTTCCCTTTGAGCACAACCCCTTCGGTTTTTGGATCGCGCTGGGCATTGCGGGGCTTGCCACCTTTGGCGCCTTTTTGCTGGCCCGCCACAAAAAATGGTTTTAA
- a CDS encoding N-acetyltransferase, translating into MELETKRLTLIPLTARRLELWLTDLPALEQELGLRYEGEPLTGPLRSIFAGQLAPCRAHPEQLLWHTVWLLAHRGKRLVVGAADFKAPPCAQGRVELGYGLGPAHRGQGYMTEAVAAMTLWALSQPGVRAVTAETGRGNTASQRVLTRCGFTLCRRGSSLWWEKRAQP; encoded by the coding sequence ATGGAATTAGAAACAAAACGCCTGACCCTTATCCCCCTCACCGCCCGCCGGCTGGAACTGTGGCTCACCGACCTGCCCGCCCTGGAGCAGGAGCTGGGCCTTCGCTACGAGGGGGAGCCCCTCACCGGGCCTCTGCGCTCCATTTTCGCAGGGCAGCTCGCTCCCTGCCGCGCCCACCCGGAGCAGCTTTTGTGGCACACCGTCTGGCTGCTGGCGCACCGGGGCAAGCGCCTGGTGGTGGGTGCGGCGGATTTCAAGGCCCCGCCGTGCGCGCAGGGCAGGGTGGAGCTGGGCTATGGTCTCGGCCCCGCCCATCGCGGGCAGGGCTACATGACCGAGGCCGTGGCCGCCATGACCCTTTGGGCCCTCAGCCAGCCCGGCGTCCGCGCCGTAACCGCCGAAACCGGGCGCGGCAACACCGCCTCGCAGCGCGTGCTCACCCGGTGCGGCTTTACTCTTTGCCGCCGGGGCAGTTCCCTCTGGTGGGAAAAGCGGGCGCAGCCGTAA
- a CDS encoding (Fe-S)-binding protein: MIRRIIQINQEKCNGCGACAAACHESAIAMVDGKARLMRDDYCDGLGDCLPTCPTGAITFVEREAAAYDEQAVMENKQRKMQKADMTLPCGCPGSQSRNIQRAAAPAVETPQAQQTSRLSQWPVQIKLVPVNAPYFDGARLLIAADCTAYAYAAFHERFIKGHITLVGCPKLDGVDYSEKLTEIIQNNDIKSVTVVRMEVPCCGGLELAAKKALRQSGKFIPWQVVTVTVDGRLVEE; this comes from the coding sequence ATGATTCGAAGGATCATCCAGATCAATCAGGAAAAATGCAACGGCTGCGGCGCCTGCGCCGCCGCCTGTCACGAGAGCGCCATCGCCATGGTGGACGGCAAGGCGCGGCTCATGCGGGACGATTACTGCGACGGTTTGGGCGACTGCCTGCCCACCTGCCCCACCGGGGCCATCACCTTTGTAGAGCGGGAGGCGGCGGCCTATGACGAGCAGGCCGTCATGGAAAACAAACAGCGTAAAATGCAGAAAGCGGACATGACCCTGCCCTGCGGCTGCCCCGGCAGCCAGTCCCGGAATATTCAGCGCGCGGCCGCGCCCGCCGTGGAAACGCCGCAAGCCCAGCAGACGAGCCGCCTTTCCCAGTGGCCGGTGCAGATCAAGCTGGTGCCGGTGAACGCGCCGTATTTCGACGGCGCGCGGCTGCTCATCGCCGCCGACTGCACCGCCTACGCCTACGCCGCTTTTCACGAGAGGTTCATCAAGGGACACATCACGCTGGTGGGCTGCCCCAAGCTGGACGGCGTGGACTATTCCGAAAAGCTGACGGAGATCATCCAGAATAACGACATCAAGAGCGTCACCGTCGTCCGCATGGAGGTGCCCTGCTGCGGCGGGCTGGAGCTGGCGGCGAAAAAGGCACTCCGGCAGAGTGGGAAGTTCATCCCGTGGCAGGTGGTCACCGTCACGGTGGACGGCCGGCTGGTGGAAGAATAA
- the insK_5 gene encoding putative transposase InsK for insertion sequence element IS150 has product MRVRVKYHIIYRHRKEYPVFVMCQFFSVSRSGYYDFVHRLDSTEKDAELAEMIAKQREQCFRTYGYRRMWLWLERQNIHRNPKTVLRIMKKYDLLSEIRRRRKWVQMGQQVHKYENLLNREFRAEHPKQKWVTDISYIFTKQGVLYLSMIRDLYDNSIVAYKTGTQQTVNLVLDTIHLAMKRKRAAAELQLHSDQGFQYTSQAYFNLTQEYGITPSMSRRGNCYDNAMAENFFSILKVECIYRYKPNTFAEANDMIDRFIYFYNHERIQTKTGEAPLARRLSS; this is encoded by the coding sequence GTGAGAGTAAGGGTAAAGTATCATATAATTTATCGCCACAGAAAGGAATATCCAGTATTCGTTATGTGTCAGTTCTTTTCTGTGTCCAGAAGTGGCTATTACGATTTTGTTCATCGTCTTGACAGCACAGAAAAGGATGCTGAGCTTGCCGAGATGATCGCCAAGCAGCGTGAGCAATGTTTCCGAACCTATGGCTATCGCAGGATGTGGTTATGGCTGGAAAGGCAAAACATTCATCGTAATCCCAAGACAGTCTTGAGAATCATGAAGAAGTATGATCTGCTGTCTGAAATTCGCCGGCGCAGAAAGTGGGTTCAGATGGGCCAGCAGGTTCACAAATATGAAAATCTGCTCAATCGGGAGTTTCGCGCAGAACATCCCAAGCAGAAATGGGTGACGGATATCTCTTATATTTTTACAAAACAAGGGGTGCTCTATCTGTCTATGATCCGCGATCTCTATGACAACAGTATTGTGGCATACAAGACTGGCACCCAGCAGACGGTAAACCTTGTCTTAGATACAATTCACCTTGCTATGAAGCGAAAAAGAGCCGCTGCAGAGTTACAGCTCCACAGCGACCAGGGATTTCAGTACACCTCGCAAGCATACTTCAACCTGACTCAAGAATACGGCATAACGCCCTCTATGTCAAGGCGTGGAAACTGCTACGACAATGCTATGGCGGAGAACTTCTTTTCTATCCTCAAGGTGGAGTGTATCTACCGCTATAAACCAAATACATTCGCCGAAGCCAATGATATGATTGATCGTTTTATCTATTTCTACAATCACGAGCGCATCCAGACAAAGACCGGAGAGGCGCCGCTTGCGCGCCGCCTCTCCTCTTAA
- a CDS encoding ribonucleoside-diphosphate reductase: MNIRKRTGEVVPFQEEKILNAMKKAFFSQGQEIDDRVLDEMLSVVLKRLPENGGLTVERVQDEVERVLMECGHYEVAKAYILYREKRAALRRVRADLAREVGDDALEDVLRQIQKDFEEEVYPLSALQLKFESFCKPAMTMEAKMEALTKAAVELTTVEAPKWEFIAARLLNHTFSKRNASRWTERGVKGLYEKLRYLTDKGLYGDYILARYSREEIDAAEGFLCPKRDTLFTYSGLDLLLKRYVIQSRSREPLETPQEMFLGIALHLAMNEASGRMDWVRRFYDMLSRMEVTMATPTMSNARKPHHQLSSCFIDTVPDSLDGIYRSVDNFAKVSKFGGGMGLYFGKVRATGSSIRGFQGAAGGVIRWIRLVNDTAVAVDQLGMRQGAVAVYLDAWHKDLPEFLQLRTNNGDDRMKAHDVFPAVCYPDLFWKLAEKNLDAPWHLMCPHDILTIKGYALEDYWGEEWEKRYLDCVSDPRIEKRTVTVKDIVRLVLRSAVETGTPFAFYRDAVNRMNPNGHAGMIYCSNLCTEIAQNMAPIEHISTSVRTENGDTVVVTVTRPGEFVVCNLASLSLGNLPVEDDAYLERTVETAVRALDNVIDLNFYPLEYARLTNHKYRSIGLGVSGYHHMLAKRGIRWESEEHLAFADAVFERINYAAIRADTALAREKGCYALFEGSDWQTGAYFEKRGYTSDKWRALADTVAAQGMRNAYLLAVAPTSSTSILSGTTAGIDPVMRRFFLEEKKGSILPRVAPELSLDTWWYYKAAHLIDQSWSVRAAGVRQRHIDQAQSMNLYITNDYTMRQVLALYLDAWRSGVKTIYYIRSKSLEVEDCESCAS; this comes from the coding sequence ATGAATATCAGAAAACGAACGGGCGAAGTTGTCCCGTTCCAAGAAGAAAAGATCCTGAACGCCATGAAAAAGGCATTTTTCAGCCAAGGGCAGGAGATAGACGACCGGGTGCTCGATGAAATGCTGTCGGTTGTCCTTAAGCGCCTGCCGGAAAACGGTGGACTGACCGTAGAGCGTGTACAGGATGAGGTGGAGCGCGTACTCATGGAGTGCGGACACTATGAGGTGGCAAAGGCATATATTTTGTACCGTGAAAAGCGCGCCGCCCTGCGCCGCGTCCGCGCAGACCTCGCCCGCGAGGTGGGGGATGATGCCCTTGAGGACGTCCTACGGCAGATCCAGAAGGATTTCGAGGAAGAGGTTTATCCCCTCAGCGCCTTGCAGCTGAAATTTGAGAGCTTCTGCAAGCCCGCCATGACCATGGAAGCGAAAATGGAAGCCCTTACCAAGGCGGCGGTGGAGCTGACCACGGTGGAGGCGCCCAAATGGGAGTTCATCGCGGCACGGCTTTTGAATCACACCTTTTCCAAGCGCAATGCCTCGCGGTGGACAGAGCGCGGTGTGAAAGGCCTGTATGAAAAGCTCCGCTATCTGACGGATAAGGGGCTGTACGGCGACTATATCCTCGCCCGCTATTCCCGTGAGGAGATCGATGCGGCGGAGGGCTTTCTATGCCCGAAGCGGGACACACTGTTCACCTATTCCGGCCTTGACCTGCTGCTCAAGAGATACGTCATCCAGTCCCGCAGCCGTGAGCCGTTGGAAACGCCGCAGGAGATGTTCCTGGGCATCGCGCTCCACCTTGCCATGAACGAGGCCTCCGGCCGCATGGACTGGGTCAGGCGGTTTTACGATATGCTCAGCCGCATGGAGGTCACCATGGCCACCCCCACCATGTCCAACGCACGAAAGCCCCATCACCAGCTTTCCAGCTGCTTTATCGACACGGTGCCGGACAGTCTGGACGGCATCTACCGCTCCGTTGACAATTTTGCCAAGGTGTCCAAGTTCGGTGGAGGCATGGGGTTGTACTTCGGCAAGGTACGGGCCACCGGCAGCTCCATCCGGGGCTTTCAGGGGGCGGCGGGCGGCGTCATCCGCTGGATCCGGCTGGTGAACGACACTGCCGTCGCCGTGGATCAGCTGGGTATGCGGCAGGGCGCAGTGGCGGTCTACTTAGATGCGTGGCACAAGGATCTCCCTGAGTTTTTGCAGCTGCGCACCAACAACGGCGACGATCGCATGAAGGCGCACGACGTGTTTCCTGCCGTGTGCTATCCCGATCTGTTCTGGAAATTGGCGGAGAAAAATCTTGACGCGCCGTGGCATCTCATGTGTCCCCACGATATCCTCACCATCAAGGGCTACGCGCTGGAGGACTATTGGGGCGAGGAGTGGGAGAAACGGTATCTGGACTGCGTCAGTGACCCGCGCATCGAAAAGCGCACCGTCACTGTCAAGGATATCGTGCGGCTGGTGCTTCGCTCGGCGGTGGAGACCGGCACGCCCTTCGCATTTTACCGCGACGCCGTCAACCGCATGAACCCCAACGGCCATGCGGGCATGATCTACTGCTCCAACCTCTGCACGGAGATCGCCCAGAATATGGCGCCCATCGAGCATATCAGCACCTCGGTGCGGACGGAGAACGGCGATACGGTGGTGGTGACGGTCACCCGCCCCGGCGAGTTCGTGGTCTGCAATCTGGCCAGCCTCTCCCTCGGAAATCTTCCCGTGGAGGACGATGCCTACTTGGAGCGCACGGTGGAGACGGCGGTGCGGGCACTGGACAACGTCATCGACCTGAACTTCTACCCACTGGAATACGCCCGGCTCACGAACCACAAATACCGCAGCATTGGACTTGGCGTCAGCGGCTATCACCACATGCTGGCAAAGCGCGGCATCCGCTGGGAGAGCGAGGAGCATCTTGCCTTCGCCGACGCGGTGTTTGAGCGCATCAATTATGCCGCCATCCGGGCGGACACGGCACTGGCACGGGAAAAGGGATGCTATGCGCTCTTTGAGGGCAGCGACTGGCAGACCGGCGCGTATTTTGAGAAGAGGGGCTACACCTCCGATAAGTGGCGGGCACTGGCGGACACGGTGGCAGCGCAGGGGATGCGCAACGCCTACCTGCTGGCCGTCGCCCCGACCTCCAGCACCTCCATCCTCTCCGGCACTACGGCTGGGATCGACCCGGTCATGAGGCGCTTCTTTTTAGAGGAGAAGAAGGGCAGCATCCTGCCTCGCGTGGCCCCGGAGCTGTCGCTGGATACCTGGTGGTACTATAAGGCGGCTCACCTCATCGACCAAAGCTGGTCGGTACGAGCCGCAGGCGTGCGCCAGCGGCACATCGATCAGGCGCAGAGTATGAACCTGTATATCACCAACGACTACACCATGCGGCAGGTACTGGCACTGTATCTGGATGCATGGCGCAGCGGCGTCAAGACGATCTACTACATCCGCAGCAAGTCCCTTGAGGTGGAGGACTGCGAAAGCTGCGCGTCATAG
- the cysS gene encoding cysteine--tRNA ligase, whose protein sequence is MQIFNTLTRKKEEFVPQKPGEYRIYVCGPTVYNYIHIGNARPVVVFDTLRRYLEYRGNKVLYVSNITDIDDKLIKKAQEQGCTMKEVAEKFEAEFIRDSDGLNAMTPTVRPRATEHIEEILDIVKDILDKGYGYVAKNGDVYFRTKHFKEYGKLSHLNLDDLESGNRELRSQLGDDLKEDPADFAVWKAAKPGEPAWDSPYGPGRPGWHIECSAMARKHLGKTIDLHAGGQDLIFPHHENEIAQSECANGCEFSRYWMHNGFLNIDNHKMSKSANNFFTVREIAEVFGYEPIRYFLLTAGYRMPLNYTVELLNSCKASLERLYTCRDNLDFLLANGTKGASNLLTEKAAAAKVKFINAMDDDLNTPDALAALFDLVKDINTLAPEASGEALAAAAAAFDEITGVLGLLYNRKKDEVPAEVTELVQKRAEAKKAKDWANADALRARITELGYVVEDTPQGPKVSKA, encoded by the coding sequence ATGCAGATTTTCAATACGCTGACCCGCAAAAAAGAGGAATTTGTGCCCCAAAAGCCGGGCGAGTACCGCATCTATGTGTGTGGCCCCACCGTATACAATTACATCCACATCGGCAACGCGCGGCCGGTGGTGGTGTTTGACACCCTGCGCCGTTACCTGGAATACCGGGGCAACAAGGTTCTGTATGTTTCGAACATCACCGACATCGACGACAAGCTGATCAAAAAGGCCCAGGAGCAGGGCTGCACCATGAAGGAAGTGGCCGAGAAGTTCGAGGCTGAGTTCATTCGGGACAGCGACGGGCTGAACGCCATGACCCCCACCGTGCGCCCCCGCGCCACCGAGCACATTGAGGAGATCCTGGACATTGTGAAGGATATCCTGGACAAGGGCTACGGCTACGTGGCCAAAAACGGCGACGTGTATTTCCGCACCAAACACTTTAAGGAATACGGCAAGCTGAGCCATTTGAACCTGGACGACCTGGAGAGCGGCAACCGGGAGCTGCGCAGCCAGCTGGGGGACGATTTGAAAGAGGACCCGGCCGACTTTGCCGTGTGGAAGGCCGCCAAGCCCGGCGAGCCCGCGTGGGACAGCCCGTACGGCCCCGGCCGCCCGGGCTGGCACATCGAGTGCAGCGCCATGGCCCGCAAGCACCTGGGCAAGACCATTGACCTGCACGCGGGCGGGCAGGACCTGATCTTCCCCCACCACGAGAACGAGATCGCCCAGTCCGAGTGCGCCAACGGCTGCGAGTTCAGCCGCTACTGGATGCACAACGGCTTTTTGAACATCGACAACCACAAGATGAGCAAGAGCGCCAACAACTTTTTCACGGTGCGCGAGATCGCCGAGGTGTTTGGCTACGAGCCCATCCGCTATTTCCTGCTGACGGCCGGTTACCGCATGCCACTGAACTACACCGTGGAGCTGCTGAACAGCTGCAAGGCGAGCCTGGAGCGGCTGTACACCTGCCGGGACAACCTAGATTTTTTGCTGGCAAACGGCACCAAGGGCGCCAGCAACCTGCTCACAGAGAAAGCCGCGGCGGCCAAGGTAAAGTTCATCAACGCCATGGACGACGACCTGAACACGCCCGACGCGCTGGCCGCCCTGTTTGATCTGGTGAAGGACATCAACACCCTGGCCCCCGAGGCGAGCGGCGAGGCCCTGGCCGCCGCCGCTGCCGCCTTTGACGAGATCACCGGGGTGCTGGGCCTTTTGTACAACCGCAAAAAGGACGAGGTGCCCGCCGAGGTGACCGAGCTTGTGCAAAAGCGCGCCGAGGCCAAAAAGGCCAAGGATTGGGCCAACGCCGACGCCCTGCGCGCCAGGATCACCGAGCTGGGCTATGTGGTGGAGGATACCCCCCAGGGCCCCAAGGTGAGCAAGGCGTAA
- the sbcD gene encoding nuclease SbcCD subunit D, whose amino-acid sequence MRFLHCSDLHLGRRLCELDLLEDQKYILDQLLDIAASEGVDAVLVAGDVYDKGVPSLGAVALLDRFLTALCERHTPVYLISGNHDSAERLAFGGRLLESSGVHLASAFGGRLERFVLEDGHGPVCLWALPFVRPSAVRAALPEEQIGDYTGAVEALVRRAAPDRGCRNLLLAHQFVTSGGAGPETCDSETVNLGTLDNVDMGVFEPFDYVALGHIHTPQPVGRDTVRYCGAPLAYSVTESRRAKTATVVELGAKGEVRLNELPLSPLRPVRRLKGPLEALLQSAERSGDYIYAVLTDETPPLDAAARLRSVYPNLARLEFDLANRPARQAPGPDPATLACRTPADLFAEFYEQVHGRPLSQEEQAMLERALEREGQA is encoded by the coding sequence GTGCGCTTTCTGCATTGTTCCGACCTGCATCTGGGCAGGCGGCTGTGTGAGCTGGATCTGCTGGAGGATCAGAAGTATATCCTGGACCAGCTTTTGGACATCGCCGCGAGCGAGGGCGTGGACGCGGTGCTGGTGGCGGGAGATGTGTATGACAAGGGCGTGCCCAGCCTGGGGGCGGTGGCGCTGCTGGACCGGTTTTTGACGGCCCTGTGCGAGCGGCACACCCCGGTCTACCTGATCAGCGGCAACCACGATTCCGCCGAGCGGCTGGCGTTTGGCGGGCGGCTGCTGGAAAGCAGCGGGGTGCATCTGGCGTCGGCCTTTGGCGGGCGGCTGGAGCGCTTTGTGCTGGAGGATGGGCACGGCCCGGTGTGTTTGTGGGCGCTGCCCTTTGTGCGCCCCAGCGCGGTGCGCGCCGCCCTGCCGGAGGAGCAGATCGGGGACTACACCGGCGCGGTGGAGGCGTTGGTGCGCCGGGCGGCGCCGGACCGAGGCTGCCGCAACCTGCTGCTGGCGCACCAGTTTGTGACCAGCGGCGGGGCGGGGCCCGAGACCTGCGACTCTGAAACGGTGAACCTGGGCACGCTGGACAATGTGGATATGGGCGTGTTTGAGCCCTTTGACTATGTGGCCCTGGGGCACATCCACACCCCCCAGCCCGTGGGGCGCGACACGGTGCGCTACTGCGGCGCGCCGCTGGCCTATTCGGTCACCGAATCCCGCCGGGCGAAAACGGCCACGGTGGTGGAGCTGGGGGCAAAGGGGGAGGTGCGGCTGAACGAGCTGCCCCTTTCGCCCCTGCGGCCGGTGCGCCGGCTCAAGGGGCCGCTGGAGGCTCTTTTGCAGAGCGCTGAGCGCAGCGGCGATTACATCTACGCCGTGCTGACCGACGAAACGCCCCCGCTGGACGCCGCGGCCCGGCTGCGCAGCGTTTACCCGAACCTTGCCCGGCTGGAATTTGACCTTGCAAACCGCCCGGCCCGGCAGGCCCCGGGGCCGGACCCGGCCACCCTGGCGTGCCGCACCCCCGCCGACCTGTTTGCGGAATTTTATGAGCAGGTGCACGGCCGGCCCCTCTCGCAGGAGGAGCAGGCCATGCTGGAACGGGCGCTGGAACGGGAGGGACAGGCATGA